One Oculatellaceae cyanobacterium DNA segment encodes these proteins:
- the surE gene encoding 5'/3'-nucleotidase SurE, translating to MKLLISNDDGIFALGIRTLANTLAEAGHNVTVVCPNRERSATGHGLTLHDPIRAEVVESMFHPTVKAWACSGTPSDCVKLALGALLDAPPDFVLSGINHGSNIGTDVLYSGTVSAAMEGVIEGIPSIAFSLTSFTSQEFQTAADFAKKLLDHLAKNPLSEPMLLNVNVPPVKSEEIAGVAITRQGIRRYFDTFQKRVDPRGKTYYWLAGEVLEDVEQPDHLHLPPDLITDVEAIKQNYITITPLQYNLTYSAGVYALQEIGMDQLS from the coding sequence ATGAAATTGTTAATCAGCAACGATGATGGCATCTTCGCGCTAGGCATCCGCACCCTTGCTAATACCCTAGCAGAAGCAGGTCATAATGTTACCGTAGTTTGTCCCAACCGCGAAAGATCTGCTACTGGTCACGGTCTTACCCTTCACGACCCGATTCGCGCCGAAGTTGTTGAATCAATGTTTCATCCAACAGTAAAAGCTTGGGCGTGTTCTGGTACACCTTCAGATTGTGTCAAACTAGCTTTAGGTGCTTTGCTGGATGCACCACCAGATTTTGTACTTTCGGGAATTAATCACGGTTCAAATATCGGTACTGATGTTCTGTATTCGGGTACTGTTTCAGCCGCAATGGAAGGGGTAATTGAAGGTATTCCCAGTATTGCTTTTAGTTTAACCAGTTTTACATCTCAAGAGTTTCAAACTGCGGCTGACTTTGCTAAAAAACTCTTAGATCATCTAGCGAAAAATCCTTTATCAGAACCAATGTTACTGAATGTTAATGTCCCACCAGTCAAATCAGAAGAAATTGCTGGTGTGGCAATTACTCGTCAAGGAATTCGCCGCTATTTTGACACATTTCAAAAGCGAGTAGATCCACGCGGTAAAACTTATTATTGGTTAGCAGGTGAAGTTTTAGAGGATGTAGAACAACCAGATCATTTGCACTTACCACCTGATCTGATCACAGATGTGGAAGCAATTAAGCAAAATTACATTACTATCACACCTTTGCAGTATAACCTTACATATTCTGCTGGGGTATATGCTTTACAAGAAATTGGGATGGATCAACTTTCTTAA